The following nucleotide sequence is from Cyclobacteriaceae bacterium.
TCTTAAGGCCTGGTCCATAAACTGAAAATGGACGAACCACTGCGGTGTTCAGGGTAAATATCTTCGTATACTCTTTACACAACTGCTCAGAAATAAGCTTGTGCCATCCGTATGGTGATAAAGGAATCTTCTCATCGTCCTCCTGTATTGGCAATCTTACAGGATTACCATAGACCGCAGCACTTGAAATATGAATGTATTTACAACCAGGCTGGTGCTTTCGGATCGCATCCAGTACTCTAATAGTGTCGAGACTGTTTGCTTCAAAGTCAAGCACCGGATGAGTCATTGAATACGGAACGTTTCCGCTGCCGGAGGCATTGATTACAGCATCAAAAATTTCTGCCGTAAAAATCTCATCAAGCTCCGGGGATAATCTTGAAACTTTAGTATAGGCATACTGCTGAAGTGGTTGTTCAAACAAATCCGCTCCTGCAACATTATGATTATAGGAAAGGAAAAATCTAACGCAATGGCTTCCTATAAAACCTTCCGAACCTAAAATTAATATCCTCAAGGTTTGAAGATTATTCCCTGTCCTGTAGGGATGTATAAAATGTTAACACCTTTCTCCAATGCAAAGGCATCAAATGCCCTCTTCTGCACAATATGTGACGGAAAGCCATAATCATCGAGAATCATGACTCCACCTGGTACGATCTTATCCCAAAAATAATTTGCTGCAGCGATCTCCGGCTCTACAACATTCATATCGATTGATAAATAACATATTTTTTCAGCTGTACATTGAGACAACGTGCCGGGAACGGCACCTTTGATCACTTTAACAGGGAATGGTTTGAATGTTTCAACCACTTGATCGTAAACATTCTTGTAGCTTCCGAGATAACCGCCTACTCCAGACTTGTGTTCTTCTGCCGTCACCTGCTCAGGAACCAGGCCCTGATAAGTATCTAACAGGAAAAAGGTCTTTTCTAATTTCTCGAATTGAGTGTACTCAATCACTGCTCTAGAGTATGCGCCAGTATTTACTCCGCATTCAACAAAGTCTCCCTCAAGCTTTTTCACCATTTCTGCAAGTGTACACACAATGTAAACTCGCCAGGGCATATTGAATCCTTCCCATGGGTTGGTCGCCTCTGCAGTTTTATATGCCGCTTTGAATTTTGGATAATTAACAAAATCACTGTTGTTACTTGTAATGACTCCATCGGCCTGAAAAGTTACCGGTCCCTGAAAAACA
It contains:
- a CDS encoding NAD-dependent epimerase/dehydratase family protein, producing MRILILGSEGFIGSHCVRFFLSYNHNVAGADLFEQPLQQYAYTKVSRLSPELDEIFTAEIFDAVINASGSGNVPYSMTHPVLDFEANSLDTIRVLDAIRKHQPGCKYIHISSAAVYGNPVRLPIQEDDEKIPLSPYGWHKLISEQLCKEYTKIFTLNTAVVRPFSVYGPGLKKQMFWDIYQKTLGNKGSIELHGTGNESRDYIYINDMIHALDCILRNAPMQGEVYNLATGEETTIKKAVELFLHALDGTREYYFNNTVRPGDPLNWRADISKLKVLGFNSQVSVSKGLQELAEWLIKIRE